From Besnoitia besnoiti strain Bb-Ger1 chromosome X, whole genome shotgun sequence, one genomic window encodes:
- a CDS encoding hypothetical protein (encoded by transcript BESB_017340), translating into MPPLLETSVQVMHCSYFLGAPSQFPCLALSGSRLESLAAGSAVNWTELNQMKQQSDDEKAKAKLFQDGVQEKLRKADTLNDTLQSAWKQLNAARMALTETQMAAAQSKKENKQLRQDISMEKERISSLREEMRILVEQRKSETELCLSLKEQLRNFRQLQQAAGAIDSDNARMRDELSRAQEEICSLRMVAREFDSCKAELENLKQINTELVFRINSQQTKMEELQGKQREEKAESARLGIELKNEKQKGEEMMAANELARLRCEVAKEKKTVEQLQEREIDLLQQVSATTQQVEEERAAQKRHREELHHLAKRSEEQNSRLQQQMDKEELLRRRHQKDMHCLSHRLAELELKLAQLGADCQQLGSSLRSCQEELRLKEQTNRDMTTTENTLRSRLLQTQEELSASQEQIKVLERDKAVLLKYEGECERQAELILKLRSHQSQSEEEISFLKEEIQQQQLQHQDEVGALRNRLSEHVTREKDLADEADRHHRKLDALQFQLDEVGNMLPTSASVDFEKWLFF; encoded by the exons ATGCCTCCGCTTTTGGAGACGAGCGTTCAAGTCATGCACTGCAGTTACTTTCTCGGAGCGCCTTCGCAGTTTCCCTGTCTAGCGCTGTCGGGCTCGCGCTTGGAATCCTTGGCAGCGGGCAGCGCGGTCAACT GGACAGAGCTCAACCAGATGAAACAGCAGAGCGATGACGAAAAGGCCAAAGCAAAACTCTTCCAAGATGGAGTACAGGAGAAGCTCCGAAAAGCCGACACACTAAACGACACTCTTCAGAGTGCGTGGAAACAGCTCAATGCAGCTCGCATGGCTCTGACAGAGACGCAAATGGCCGCGGCTCAGAGTAAGAAGGAGAATAAACAGCTGCGACAAGACATCTCAATGGAGAAG GAGCGAATCAGTTCCCTCCGAGAAGAAATGCGCATACTGGTGGAACAACGGAAGTCGGAAACGGAGCTGTGTCTCAGTCTGAAGGAGCAACTGCGAAACTTCCGCCAGCTCCAACAGGCCGCTGGAGCGATTGACTCAGACAACGCGAGAATGCGGGACGAGCTGTCTCGTGCGCAGGAAGAGATTTGCAGCTTGCGGATGGTCGCGCGGGAATTCGATTCGTGTAAG GCCGAGCTCGAGAATCTCAAACAAATCAACACCGAGTTAGTCTTCCGGATCAACTCGCAGCAAACTAAAATGGAAGAACTCCAAGGAAAACAACGAGAG GAGAAAGCAGAATCAGCACGTCTGGGTATTGAGCTCAAAAATGAGAAGCAGAAAGGAGAGGAGATGATG GCTGCCAATGAACTCGCTCGACTGCGGTGCGAGgtggcgaaggagaagaaaacagtTGAACAATTGCAA GAAAGGGAAATAGACCTGCTGCAGCAAGTGTCCGCGACGACCCAGCAGGTTGAGGAAGAGCGGGCTGCGCAGAAACGGCATAGGGAGGAACTTCATCATCTTGCAAAGAGATCAGAAGAA CAGAATTCCCGTCTCCAGCAGCAGATGGATAAGGAAgagcttctgcgccgccgacatCAAAAGGACATGCACTGCCTATCTCACAGGCTGGCAGAG CTCGAACTCAAGCTTGCGCAGCTCGGTGCGGACTGCCAGCAGCTCGGAAGTAGTCTCCGTTCTTGCCAG gaggagctgcgacTAAAAGAACAAACGAATCGAGACATGACCACAACAGAGAACACG ctgcggagcAGGCTCCTGCAGACTCAGGAGGAACTGTCTGCTTCTCAAGAGCAAATAAAAGTCCTCGAG CGAGACAAGGCTGTTTTGCTGAAGTATGAAGGCGAGTGCGAGCGACAGGCTGAACTCATCCTGAAACTGCGATCGCATCAGAGCCAA agcgaggaggaaatcAGTTTTCTGAAGGAAGAGATTCAACAACAACAACTTCAGCACCAAGATGAAGTGGGCGCACTCCGCAACAGGCTATCTGAGCATGTGACCCGAGAAAAAGACCtcgcagacgaagccgaCCGCCACCACAGAAAACTCGACGCTTTGCAGTTTCAACTGGACGAGGTGGGAAACATGCTTCCGACATCAGCTTCTGTGGATTTCGAAAAGTGGCTATTCTTCTGA
- a CDS encoding tRNA -methyltransferase family protein (encoded by transcript BESB_017320): protein MTVTVEREGDAVAAESSREASARNPLTASCNDASSSSSADACAAPGAAESALVKPKKAAYRQRAHCNPLADSYIVYPRSPDFVDWSMHFPAFFPEAPGPRDLALNTEQYPIRYPSLQPPHLNGSVGRRVEFLDVGCGFGGLLVSLAPKFPETLIMGMEIREKVTNYVGERIVALRKEHAAAGLYGNVSIIRTNVMKFLVNYFRKGQLTKMFFCFPDPHFKRSNWRRRIINAPVLSLYAYVLQPGGLLYTVTDVEDLHRWMRKSCLLHPLFEEVPLTDLKDDPCIAAIESDTEEGMKVKRMGQPCYTCVFRRLPDRPLE from the exons ATGACGGTGACAGtcgagcgcgaaggcgacgcagtcgCTGCGGAGAGTTCGCGCGAAGCCTCCGCGCGGAATCCCCTGACTGCGAGCTGCAATgatgcttcttcctcctcctctgcagacgcgtgcgcggcgcctggcgcagcggagagcgcTTTGGTGAAACCCAAAAAGGCCGCGTATCGGCAGCGTGCG CACTGCAATCCTCTAGCCGACTCGTACATTGTCTATCCGCGCAGCCCTGACTTCGTAGACTGGTCTATGCACTTccccgccttcttccccgAGGCCCCCGGTCCGCGCGATCTAGCTCTCAACA CGGAACAGTACCCCATTCGCTACCCTTCTCTCCAAC CGCCACACCTCAACGGCTCGGTCGGTCGCCGTGTGGAGTTCCTAGACGTGGGCTGCGGCTTCGGAGGCTTGCTAG tttctctcgcgccgaAGTTTCCCGAGACGCTGATTATGGGGATGGAGATTCGCGAAAAG GTCACGAACTACGTGGGAGAGCGAATTGTCGCGCTGCGCAAAGAGCATGCAGCCGCCGGTCTG TACGGAAATGTCTCGATTATTCGCACGAACGTCATGAAGTTTCTCGTTAACTACTTCCGCAAAGGCCAG CTCACCAAGATGTTTTTTTGCTTTCCCGATCCGCACTTCAAGCGAAGCAACTGGCGCCGTCGCATCATCAA CGCTCCAGTCCTGTCCCTGTACGCTTACGTTCTTCAGCCTGGCGGGCTACTCTACACAG TCACAGACGTCGAGGACCTCCATCGGTGGATGCGGAAGTCGTGCTTGCTGCATCCGCTCTTTGAGGAAGTTCCGCTGACTGACCTGAAAGACGACCCGTGCATCGCCGCAATTGAAAGCGACACAGAGGAAGGCATGAAG GTCAAACGGATGGGGCAGCCTTGCTACACGTGCGTGTTTCGCCGGCTCCCCGACAGGCCTCTCGAGTGA
- a CDS encoding enoyl-CoA hydratase/isomerase family protein (encoded by transcript BESB_017330), producing the protein MEASRAARAPLRRLSQIVHGRIFPAGELSGARCRSLSGLSALGEQRGGVSPRAAATTETRRASFLPCIPDRPSCSSFALRASLTATSRRRSLTSLAAISEASSSPPHVPTFFVSFSSLKLMSPRSPLQASQNTPVASVHSSSVGGVQRRPVCPFSSLLAAPGSPTAARPGLSLTSETPLASFPRLPLSREGKNTRHRESWAMRTSARSVRTGFFRTDPGFINPEDVLFAEDPGRTWAHADGGGDLAAEVLERSNVGMGTCILNNSAGVLNMRGLCGLHRKLRDLEVNSLKRFVILTSRHRHFFSAGFDLKELLFLAELTQMSSASKQKTIPLVALWQLRNLCDIAYLIHNYTKPLIVLMNGATGMSPIQGSGAALCCLANRSAAYHSSSFTCDPTAYGWIPDSGMSFVLANLRGSLGTFLALTGHTLSGPDLVWSGLCKHWVSPEALPFLELTAEKQLEVSEREAAVLLEEHFLEVPDTYSLDEWEEIIHEHFDASNVAEVCERLKVTASRKTASVVDQMHAAWARAVLDRLAQRSPLAADVTFALIRSVKQLKRDIIQEAGIFRSEWHKIRRTGLSVPYSLHGDCRKQVLEAIEDRLLQEALQLELRAALRLLAWSPDIITGLQFKLAGRLDPEYAYPPQWKKGQWFHKENYLGPLPGFFPPASGFGEAASARGGPQISPSCAYFFPCPEFSVAPRTLFPLSAHPLLRRIHPDFDEDTGNDHDPYAMHKLQMQWNHSLFIQERIQALKQLRSQAQAREHVVRGGASAQED; encoded by the exons ATGGAGGCGTcccgcgctgcccgcgcgccgctgcgccgtctgTCGCAGATCGTCCACGGGCGGATTTTCCCCGCTGGGGAGCTCTCCggcgctcgctgtcgctcgctgAGTGGCCTGAGCGCTCTAGGCGAGCAGAGGGGCGGCGTGAgcccgcgagctgcggccaccacggagacgaggcgcgcgtctttcTTGCCTTGCATCCCTGACAGGCCCTCGTGTTCTTCTTtcgctctgcgtgcgtcCCTCACCGCAacctcgcgtcgtcgctccctCACGTCTCTAGCCGCTATCTCTGAAGCCTCATCATCCCCCCCCCATGTGCCGACTTTCTTCGtgtcgttttcctctctgaAGCTCatgtcgcctcgctcgcccctTCAGGCTTCGCAGAACACGCCTGTGGCCTCCGTTCACTCGTCTTCCGTCGGTGGCGTTCAGCGGCGGCCTGTTTGTCCTTTCTCGTCTCTtctggcggcgcctggctCGCCGACCGCAGCCCGCCCGGGTTTGTCGCTCACCTCTGAGACGCCGCTTGCCTCttttccgcggctgcctctctctAGAGAAGGAAAGAACACGCGGCACCGCGAGAGCTGGGCGATGCGCACCTCGGCGCGCAGTGTGCGCACAGGCTTTTTCCGCACAGATCCCGGTTTCATCAACCCTGAGGACGTCTTG TTCGCTGAAGACCCTGGGCGGACGtgggcgcacgcagacggcggcggcgacctcgcTGCGGAAGTCTTGGAGCGCAGCAACGTTGGCATGGGGACTTGCATTCTCAACAA CTCGGCCGGCGTTCTGAACAtgcgaggcctctgcggcctgcaTCGCAAGCTCCGCGACCTCGAAGTGAACTCGCTCAAGCGCTTCGTCATCCTGACGTCCCGCCATCGGCACTTCTTCAGCGCCGGATTCGACCTGAAGG AGCTCCTTTTCCTCGCTGAGTTGACGCAAATGTCCAGTGCGAGCAAGCAGAAGACCATTCCGCTGGTCGCGCTTTGGCAGCTGCGCAACCTCTGCGACATCGCCTACCTCATTCACAACTATACCAAGCCGCTCATCGTCCTCATGAACGGCGCGACAGGCATGTCTCCAATAC AGGGCAGCGGAGCCGCTCTGTGCTGTCTAGCAAATCGCAGCGCAGCGTACCACTCGTCCTCCTTCACGTGTGACCCTACAG CTTATGGGTGGATTCCGGACTCGGGAATGTCGTTCGTCCTCGCGAatctccgcggctctcttgGAACTTTTCTGGCCCTGACCGGTCACACGCTCTCAGGCCCCGACCTAGT GTGGTCTGGCCTCTGCAAGCACTGGGTGTCGCCGGAGGCGCTTCCCTTCTTGGAACTCACCGCTGAG AAACAGCTCGAAGTGTCTgaacgcgaggccgcggtgCTCCTGGAGGAACATTTTCTGGAAGTTCCGG ACACTTACTCCCTGGACGAGTGGGAGGAGATTATTCATGAGCACTTCGATGCCTCAAAT GTTGCGGAGGTCTGCGAGCGCCTGAAGGTCACTGCGTCGCGCAAAACTGCAAGCGTCGTCGACCAGATGCACGCAGCCTGGGCGCGCGCCGTTTTGGATCGTCTTGCGCAGCGATCGCCCTTAGCCGCCGAC GTCACCTTCGCGCTTATCCGCAGCGTcaagcagctgaagcgcgaCATCATTCAGGAGGCCGGAATCTTCAGAAGCGAGTGGCACAA AATTCGCCGGACAGGCCTGTCGGTGCCCTATTCGCTCCACGGCGACTGCCGAAAGCAGGTGCTAGAGGCGATCGAAGACCGACTCTTGCAAGAAGCCCTTCAGCTCGAgctccgcgctgcgctgcgtcttTTGGCG TGGAGCCCCGATATCATCACCGGGCTTCAATTCAAGCTCGCGGGGCGCCTTGACCCCGAATATGCGTACCCTCCGCAGTGGAAG AAAGGACAGTGGTTTCACAAAGAGAACTATTTAGGCCCGTTGCCGGGCTTCTTCCCGCCGGCGTCGGGTTTCGGAGAAGCTGCATCGGCTCGTGGGGGGCCGCAGATCTCACCGTCCTGCGCATACTTCTTCCCCTGTCCTGAGTTCTCGGTGGCCCCGAGGACGCTATTCCCGCTGTCTGCGCATCCCCTTCTTCGGCGCATACACCCCGACTTCGATGAAGACACAGGAAACGACCACGATCCCTACGCCATGCACAAGCTGCAAATGCAGTGGAACCACAGTTTGTTTATCCAGGAGCGCATTCAGGCCCTCAAGCAGCTAAGAAGTCAAGCGCAGGCCAGAGAGCACGTagttcgcggcggcgccagtgCTCAGGAAGACTAG